CACCTTGAAGTATCCCCTTCGGTTATAAGCGATTATGAAAGCGGGCGAAGAAAATCCCCTGGTACGGTCATTGTAAGCAAGATAGTCAATGCTTTGCTTGAGATTGACAGACAGCGAGGTAGTAAGAAAATACATGCCTATGAGAGCATGGTATCAGTGAGTTATGATCCAAATATCATCTATGATATTCATGAATATACCACTCCCATGTCCCTTGATGAGTTATCGACCCTCATAGATGCCAGATTTATTTACCGACCCATTTCAGAAAGTGAAAAACAGATATACGGATACACCATCATCGACAGTCTGAAAGCTATCCTCGATATGCCCTTCTATGAATTTCAAAAACTGTATGGCTGGAGTACTGAACGGGCATTGATCTTTACGGGCATCTCAACTGGCAGGTCACCGATGGTCGCAATAAGGGTCACCAATCTCAAACCCAGGGTAATCGTTCTTCATGGTCTTGACGGGAACGAAGTGGACCCGGTGGCAAAGAAAATCGCCCAGGCCGAGAACATTCCTTTAATGTCGACAAATATGTCAATTGAATCGATAATAAAAGCACTTCAGGAACGCAAGGTGTGACCACAATAGATTTATTTGTTAATTATTATCATCTTAGTAATATTAATAAATCAGTAATAAAATTCCGGATAAAAAGGTGTACCATATGAAAGTAGGAATTGTCTCGTACGGTGTGTATGTCCCCAGATATCGCATTAAACTAGAAGAGATTGCAGCCGTTTGGGGAGATGATGCACAAAGTATTATCGGCGGATTGAAGGTAAAAGAAAAGTCGGTCCCAGATCTGGACGAGGATGCAATAACCATTGCAGTAGAGGCTGCACGCAATGCCATAAACAGGGGCAATATCGACGCTTCCAGGCTTGGAGCTATTTACTGCGGGTCTGAAAGTCACCCATACGCCGTGAAACCCACCAGCACCATTGTGGCAGCAGCTGTGGGAGCAGAACCCAACCTGACAGCCGCGGATTTTGAGTTCGCATGTAAAGCAGGTACAGCTGCCATTCAGGCCTGTATGGGTCTGGTCGGTGCAGGCATGATTGATATTGGACTGGCCATCGGTTCTGACGTCTCCCAGGGTGCGCCAGGGGATGCACTGGAATATACTGCAGCAGCAGGAGGGGCAGCTTATATCATAGGGAGCAGTGACCTGGCAGCCGTTATCGAGGATACTTTTTCATTCACAACCGATACTCCTGATTTCTGGAGAAGAGAAGGCATGCCCTACCCGGAACATGGAGGCAGGTTCACGGGAGAACCGGGTTATTTCAAGCATGTAACCTCTGCAGCATCCGGCCTGATGGATAAGCTCGGTACAAAACCTTCAGATTATGATTATGCAGTGTTCCACCAGCCTAATGGCAAATTCCCCCAAAATGTGGCAAAAACATTGGGATTCACTCCTGAACAGATTAAGACCGGACTGGTCGTTCCCAGATTGGGGAACACCTATTCCGGCTCATGTATGATAGGACTGGCTGCCATACTTGACCAGGCTGTGGAAGGAGACAGGATATTCATGACTGCATTTGGCTCTGGTGCCGGCAGTGATGCTTTCAGCATCACCGTTACCGACAGGATTGAAGAGATACGTGATGCCGGGCCGAAAGTTGAAAAACTGCTTGAGAATCCGATTTACATGAATTATGCCTCCTATGCCAAGCATAAAGGCAAAATAAAGGTGTGATGAAAATGAGAGACGTAGCTATTATTGGAATTGGCTGTACTAACTTTGGTGAACTGTGGGACCGTTCCTTCAGGGACCTGTTCGTGGAAGCAGGTGTGATAGCGATCGAGGATGCAGGCATCCAGGGTGAAGAGATTGACAGCATGTATGTTGGTAACATGAGCGGCGGCAGGTTTGTTGAACAGGAACACATAGGCAGTCTCATCGCGGATTATGCCGGGCTAGCCAGTAACCTGCATGTACCTGCTACCAGGGTAGAGGCGGCATGTGCTTCAGGTGGTCTCGCCCTGCGCCAGGCCATTCTTTCCGTAGCTTCCGGACATGATAATATTGTGGTGGCAGCGGGTGCAGAGAAGATGACGGACGTGGGTATGGATACGGCCACTGATGCACTTGCAGCAGCTGCTGACAGGGAATGGGAAGGCATAATGGGCGCCACATTTCCGGGATTGTATGCCATGATAGCAAAACTTCATATGCATACGTATGGCACTACTTCTGAGCAACTTGCAGCAGCCTCTGTGAAAAACCATCATAACGGTACCATGAATCCCATCGCCCAGTTCAAGAATGAAATAAGCATAGATACCGTGCTGAACTCAAATATGGTGGCAGACCCTCTGCATATGTTCGACTGTTCGCCAATATCGGATGGTGCGTCTGCTGTTGTGGTGGCAGCGGCTGATATTGCCAAAAAATATACTGATACACCGGTGTACGTGAAAGCTACAACCCAGGCCAGCGGAACTATCTCCCTGCATGACAGGGCAGATATCACTACACTGGATGCCACAGTGGCAGCAGGACAGAGAGCCTATAAAATGGCACGGATGACACCGGACGATATCGACATGGTAGAGGTTCATGACTGCTTTAGCATAGCTGAGATCTGTGCCATCGAAGACCTGGGATTTTTCAGGAAAGGGGATGGCGGCAGGGCCACCGAAGCAGGCGATACTGCTATTGGCGGGCGAATACCGGTGAATACATCAGGCGGCCTGAAAGCGTGCGGACACCCGGTCGGCGCCACAGGTATCAAGCAGGCTGTGGAAATTACCCAGCAATTGCGTGGAACTGCAGGCAAGCGCCAGGTGGACGGCGCCGAAGTTGGCATGACCCATAACGTGGGCGGTTCCGGCGGTACTGCTGTTGTGCATATACTTTCGAGGAACAGGTGATCTAAATGACAGTAGCGAGATTCTGGAGAAAGATTCCCAACAGGTATAATCTGATAGGTACCCACTGTACCACCTGTGGAGAACATTATTTCCCGCCAAGGCAGATGTGTCCTACCTGCCGCAGGGATGGAAAAATGGAAGACCACAAGTTCGAGGGTAAAGGCAAAGTTGTTACCTATACTGTTATTCATACTGCCGCCAAGGGCTATGAAATGCAGACACCCTATAACCTGGCGATCATAAAACTGGACGAGGGGCCGTCCCTGACCGGACAGGTGGTATGTGACCAGAACGAAATGGAGATTGGGATGAGGGTCCGCTCAGTGTTCAGGAAACTTGGCGAAGAAAGCGAGAAAGGCATGATCTATTACGGTACGAAGTTCATACCGGAATAGGTCATTTTATTTTTGCTTCTTTTATTTTGTGATTCATTTTTTGTTGTTTTTCTTTTTTTTACTTTTTTGATTTTTGCTATTTCACGGCAAATCCTTTCTGGACTATCTCAATTCCTCTATCCCCGATAATATATTTCCGCGCAGACCTGTCATGGTCGGTGCCCCTCAGTTTCAGGATAGACATGGCACGTTCGTACCGGTTTTGATGGTCCAGGAAATAGAGCATGATGATGCCGTCTGCAAGGGATGATATTCCCGGTCCGGGCATCTTTTCCGGACTGAACAGTTCTGGAACTTCGTTGGTAAGCATTGTCGTGACTCCCCTGCCTTTTAAGAAATCGATGAGCAGACGGATATGGTTCTTGAGGTCGAGTGCATCTGGCAGTGCAGATTCAAGGTTGTACACACCATCATAGAACAACCGCTTTGCATCCAACTCCTCCACATAGGATTTTATTATCAGGTTATGTTCGTCAGGCAGGATAGTGTTAGGATTTGAATAGAAAATATGTAGCTGCCCGTTCTTGATAAATCCATCAAGGTCCCATCCCATCCTGCTTGCCTCATGCATCAATTGTTCCTGCTTCTCCTCAAAAAGCACAATGATGCCGTGTTCGCCCAGTTCAAGACCTGCACACATAAATTGAAGCCCCATTATGGTCTTGCCTGCACCGGCACCGCCATTGACAACGATAAAAGATTGCTCTGGAATGCCCCCCCGCATCATATCGTCAAGGTCTTTCACACCAGTAGATAATCTTCCCTGGCCTACCGACCGGGGGGCGGAAGTGGAATCCAGTTTAGGGAATATGGATATGCCCTTTGAGTTGATCTTGAACTCATGCGCAGAAGACGTATTGTTCATATTGTGCCCCATCCCGCGCCATTTCATTATTTCCATCTTCCGGACTACTCTATCCCCGCTCAATTCCCTGTCAAGAAAGATGATACCATCGGCAATATGGGGGAGTATGGACTGGTGTAACTGGGGCCGGTTCAGCTCTCCTGTGACCATGGTCTGGGCGGACCAGTCCTGTATCATGGCATCAAAAGAGTAGGCGAAACGACGTTTTTCGTGAGATGGAAACCCAAATCCCAGGGTATCAAGGGGATTTATTACAAGCCGGTCCGGATTCGTGGAAGCAAGGATATTCCCCATATCGAGCAGTGTTGTCAGCGGGTCTTTTTCGGCTGTAGAACGGTCTATGGGCCGGACAAGTACTTTTTCACTGAAAAAAGGATAACAACGGAGATAATCCATCAATTTGTTGAACGATTGGGAGGTAATAGGCATATATACTGCCGTTTCCCCGTTCTCTGCTGCATGTGATAATGATTGAAGCACAAAGGTGGTCTTTCCCGCTCCCGCAGTCCCTGCGATGAGTATCAGGGAGGGTTTGGGCAGACCACCGCCCAGCACTTCGTCCAGATATGCAATACCACTGGGGCAGTGTTTCATACTAGTACCATTATGTTTTAACCTATTAAACTTGTGCAAAATAGGCATTAACTACTTTTATTCGATACGTACTTCGATGGAACGACTGCTAATTCTTGTTATTCACAGCATCTTCTATTCCTTTCACAGCTTCAGGATTTGCCAGTGTGGAGATATCACCCACTTCTTTTGAAATGAGGGCTGAACGCACTACCCGTCGCATGATCTTGCCGCTTCGGGTCTTGGGAAGGTCGTCCACGAAATAAATGATGTCTGGCCTGGCTATCTTGCCTATCTCTTCTCCGACATGATTGCGAAGGGTCTTCATCAGTTCATCTCCTGGCTCAACACCCATCTTTAACACCACGAATGCTGCAATGCTCTCACCTTTAATATCATCGGGCCTGCCTACCACAGCGGCTTCGCTCACTGATGAATGGCTGACCAGGGCTGATTCAACTTCAGAATTCCCTATCCTGTGCCCGGATACATTGAGCACATCATCACCCCTGCCCTGTATCCAGAAGTAGCCGTCACTGTCTACCCTGGCGATGTCGCCTGATTTGAAATCACCCTGTTCGGTCCAGTATTTTT
The window above is part of the ANME-2 cluster archaeon genome. Proteins encoded here:
- a CDS encoding transcriptional regulator, producing MIGDKHEADIKNRLAEKMAGEITLSEKPGEVMKKWRVNFDVAQSDLSSHLEVSPSVISDYESGRRKSPGTVIVSKIVNALLEIDRQRGSKKIHAYESMVSVSYDPNIIYDIHEYTTPMSLDELSTLIDARFIYRPISESEKQIYGYTIIDSLKAILDMPFYEFQKLYGWSTERALIFTGISTGRSPMVAIRVTNLKPRVIVLHGLDGNEVDPVAKKIAQAENIPLMSTNMSIESIIKALQERKV
- a CDS encoding hydroxymethylglutaryl-CoA synthase, producing the protein MKVGIVSYGVYVPRYRIKLEEIAAVWGDDAQSIIGGLKVKEKSVPDLDEDAITIAVEAARNAINRGNIDASRLGAIYCGSESHPYAVKPTSTIVAAAVGAEPNLTAADFEFACKAGTAAIQACMGLVGAGMIDIGLAIGSDVSQGAPGDALEYTAAAGGAAYIIGSSDLAAVIEDTFSFTTDTPDFWRREGMPYPEHGGRFTGEPGYFKHVTSAASGLMDKLGTKPSDYDYAVFHQPNGKFPQNVAKTLGFTPEQIKTGLVVPRLGNTYSGSCMIGLAAILDQAVEGDRIFMTAFGSGAGSDAFSITVTDRIEEIRDAGPKVEKLLENPIYMNYASYAKHKGKIKV
- a CDS encoding thiolase domain-containing protein — its product is MRDVAIIGIGCTNFGELWDRSFRDLFVEAGVIAIEDAGIQGEEIDSMYVGNMSGGRFVEQEHIGSLIADYAGLASNLHVPATRVEAACASGGLALRQAILSVASGHDNIVVAAGAEKMTDVGMDTATDALAAAADREWEGIMGATFPGLYAMIAKLHMHTYGTTSEQLAAASVKNHHNGTMNPIAQFKNEISIDTVLNSNMVADPLHMFDCSPISDGASAVVVAAADIAKKYTDTPVYVKATTQASGTISLHDRADITTLDATVAAGQRAYKMARMTPDDIDMVEVHDCFSIAEICAIEDLGFFRKGDGGRATEAGDTAIGGRIPVNTSGGLKACGHPVGATGIKQAVEITQQLRGTAGKRQVDGAEVGMTHNVGGSGGTAVVHILSRNR
- a CDS encoding Zn-ribbon domain-containing OB-fold protein — encoded protein: MTVARFWRKIPNRYNLIGTHCTTCGEHYFPPRQMCPTCRRDGKMEDHKFEGKGKVVTYTVIHTAAKGYEMQTPYNLAIIKLDEGPSLTGQVVCDQNEMEIGMRVRSVFRKLGEESEKGMIYYGTKFIPE
- a CDS encoding circadian clock protein KaiC, which codes for MKHCPSGIAYLDEVLGGGLPKPSLILIAGTAGAGKTTFVLQSLSHAAENGETAVYMPITSQSFNKLMDYLRCYPFFSEKVLVRPIDRSTAEKDPLTTLLDMGNILASTNPDRLVINPLDTLGFGFPSHEKRRFAYSFDAMIQDWSAQTMVTGELNRPQLHQSILPHIADGIIFLDRELSGDRVVRKMEIMKWRGMGHNMNNTSSAHEFKINSKGISIFPKLDSTSAPRSVGQGRLSTGVKDLDDMMRGGIPEQSFIVVNGGAGAGKTIMGLQFMCAGLELGEHGIIVLFEEKQEQLMHEASRMGWDLDGFIKNGQLHIFYSNPNTILPDEHNLIIKSYVEELDAKRLFYDGVYNLESALPDALDLKNHIRLLIDFLKGRGVTTMLTNEVPELFSPEKMPGPGISSLADGIIMLYFLDHQNRYERAMSILKLRGTDHDRSARKYIIGDRGIEIVQKGFAVK